The Pristis pectinata isolate sPriPec2 chromosome 20, sPriPec2.1.pri, whole genome shotgun sequence genomic sequence GTTCCAAAGCACTCTGGTGCTGgattcctcatggagtccagtggcagagtggCAACATCCAAGTTTCCTATCAGTTTATTTGGGAAATCTAGGTGCAGGGTGTGCGCTAGGTTGGCCGATTTACCTCCATGCACAGTAACAACTACATAAGAGATGGCAAAGTgacaggatttttttaaattaactgagttaatatttaaCTATACAAATTGTATTAAGTACTTTCCACTgtcttaattaaaaataattaaaaatcactTTAATCGCATAATTTTAGTTTTTGATTACTGTTTAATGTCAGAACATTCACAGATTCAGAGTTCTTACAGCCAGTTCTGCCTGAGGACTGTTAGAGTCAAATTGCCATGAGAACAACCACCAAAAACAACTATACAGCCAGTGTTATTCTTATGGCAACAGggttaacggggggggggggtgggggggtgggggtggcggggTATGAAAATGGTTCACTTGAGTGGTCTGGACAGAACCACAGTGTGGACTGCATTCACTCATGGACCACATGTATCTATCATTGAGATATCCAATTAGTTCTACTCCTGATGTTTTTCCATTCAGTAAAAGTTACTACAGAatatgcttccaccactcttttaggcagtgcattccagattaaaTTTTACTGCATAAAAACACCATCTCCGCACTGGTTCTTttacaaattagtttaaacctacatcctcttctTAATGATTCTCTTGACATGAAAACCAATTCTCCTTAGGTATACAATTATAAAACTCAAATGTTGAAACTCCATCTGCtcttaatctcctctgcctgAGGAGAACAACCCGAGCTCTTTTACCTTCACAACACTCACATGCTTCATACCTGGTATTGTCCACCAATACACATACAGCACTAAAAGCAACCCTCTCCTACACCCCAGGCTCACAAAATTCCGCAGATGTACAAACTCAATTAGGACACAGATGTTTGCCCTTCAAATTGCCTGGGAAATGACTGCAAATTCTTCAGTTTTGGCTCCTGTTTTTCTGCAGTGGGTTGTGCCAAAATTGAGGACGGGCCTTTCATGGTGCCTTATTCATTTAACTGTCCacttttcttcatgattgcacgtGATGGTTGTGTGAGGAACGCAAAGCCTTCATCTGATCTGTGATTGCGGTAAATTACTTAACCTTGTTTTTGCTCTTTAACGTATTTGAATTCCTGTATTGCAATTTCTCCAGGTTGGCATTTTTTTTGGTACAGAGGGTGTCAATCTTGGCATACATTGCTGTgatcattgaaccagggttggttTGACAGCAATGGCAGAATGAGGGACATGCAGAGCTACAAAGTTGCAGACTGTCCCAGTGGTCCACAGCACCTCACGTACACCCAGCTTCGGGTCAGCTAGGTGTGTTCCGAATCTATTACATTTAGCTTGGTGGTGGTGTCACAAGACATTTTAGATcacatcctttgtgtgaagacaGAACTTGTTATTACAAGAAATGAAGAGGTCATgacagttagggaagtgggccgaggagtggcaaatggacttcaatacagacaagtgtgaggtgatgcattttgggaagtcaaaccagcataggacttgtactattaatggtagggcactagggagtgtaatggaacagagggacctaggagtacaggtgcatagttcttttaaagcagtgtcacaggtagatagggtggtgaaaaggatgtttagcatgctggccttcatcagtcaggaaagatatggttaaactggaaagagtgcagaaaagatttgaggatgttagcATGattagagggactgagttatagtgagatgttggccaggctaagtgtttattccttggaagataggagaatgaggggcaaccttacagaagttcttaagattatgagaggcatagacaaggcgGATGGTAACAttggtaagggagtccaaaactaaggggcatagatttagggtgagaggggaaagatttaaaaagggacccgaggggcaactatttccacacagggtagtgagtatatggaataagctgcctgaggaagtggttgaggcagatacaatagtataatttaagcagcacttggataggtacatggaggggtggggactGGAGGtttaggggccaaatgcaggaatctgggactagctaggtggacaatgtgatcggcatggacttgatgggctgaagggcctgtatctatgctgtattgctctacgatcCTACTGACATTGCCAGACAGATCTGCAACAGGTCCAGTTTTGAAGAAGTTGATACTCTAGGTGTTCCTCCCACCATCTTATCATCTGCACAGTAGCTGTATCTTGCAGGACCTGCTAGCTGTGTCAGCAGTGACACTACCTTGCTACTTTGTGATTAAGGCTGAAGGTCCACCACTCAGAGTACATACTACACTCTTAGCTTTCCTAGCTCTTTGAAGTAGAATTTGACGTGTAATAGGATTCATCAGGTGAGGGTCATAATCAGTAGATTTTCTTGCCTAGGTTTGatctgatgccatgagatttcatgggGTCCAGAGtcaagtttgagaagatttgaggGCCATCTCTTCCCAATGGTATACCATTGTGCCCCACGTCTGGAGAGTCTGTCTTGTCAAGGGACCAGTGTGGGTTATAGGCTGAAAGTTATGATTTTGTTACTGTGATTGTCAGACAGTTGCTTTCATTGTTTGTGGATCTGCTCTTCTAAATTAGATGGAAGTCCTTCGGATGGTCATGAGGCAGATTTTGCAATGTTGGCTGGGTTAGCTTTACCTTTTCTCACGTTAGGTGAACCACCCACTATTGTTGTGGGTAGTTTTAGGTTTtctacaactgaatggcttgccatGCCAATGAAAAACCAATTAATTGCTATGGGTCTGGAGTAAGAAATAGGACATACCAAATGAGAACAGCAGATATTCTTCCCCAGTGTGaagcaaatgtgtttttaaaagcaCTTGGTGGTTCTGTCTTCACCATTGCCAACATTAACATTCTGTCCAGATTATAACCAAATTTATATTCTCCAGCTGCCACAACTGGAGCTGAATTCATCTTCAGATTAGTCCAGGATGCTtttaaacttgttttgcatgtttAAATTCAATGCACTAGTCATGTTGGAGAAattcattcttaagctccatcAGTGGCACAGTATCCGTTTGCTGTATGAAAGGGATGTGCATGCAGAGTTATACAACAATTTTTTCTTGAGTCAATTGATCACGTACAAATCTTGAGAGTAGGGATCAGATTTATGTTGCTACTAGCTCCTTTTGAACTGAGAAATAAGCAAACTTGCGAAAATACATTAAGTAGTATAATAAGCTGGCAAATCTATTCCTCACCCTTTATGAGTACAGCAAATTCTACAATCCAACATTATTTCACTCACTTGGATTCCATTTCTCGAAGTTTACTGCCAGCAGCAAGCTGGTCGTTTTTCCTCAGCCAGTTTAGGTCTTGAATTTGTTTTCTGAATTAAACAGAATTGCACATTAGATGTAGACAAAATTAGGAAAAatcggttaaaaaaaaactgttcctcaaaaaaaaaataagGAACTGAGAATCAGAAGATTTTCATTTCTGATCACCATTTAATGACATTAGAAAAAGTGCTTGTGCACGAGGCTGGCCCATAATCCCTTCCACATGTTACATTCAGGTGACATTCATCATCTATGGTCAAATGCGACCAGTAGGCAAGTTGGTGAGACACTGGACATCACCAGCCATACTGCACCATATCAAGATCAGCACCTTCAGTATAGAAGAGGGGTAAAAGAAAGGTACATTGGAAGGAATAAAGTTTAAACACTTTAAGAGATTACTTCCATAAATTATTTCACAAaagattttatataaaaaaaaaacttccttcctGCCAGATACTGGGGCCACAAGGGcttgaggaaatctgccaacTAATGTGTACAGTTTGCAGACTAGGCATCACACCAGCACAGAGAAAACGAAACAAATCAGCCTTTCAGGAGAGAGCACTTCCTCATTCCTGATACAAGTCAGATCAATCACTGCCGAACTACTACAGGAGTGTACAGTCAACTGTTTGGAATTCACAATTTAACTGATGAGCTTTGAGTTAGTGAGGCAAGTTTCAAACATTTCCTTCTAGTCAACAAATGGTTTATTTGCCATGCTGAGTTAAAGGATTTACTGTGCACATATATAAAGGAAATTGAGCAGAAAAACCACAACTTTATGTATTGCAATATATTTCGGAGTTCACATTCAAAACCAAACATGGCTTCCAAACACGGTAGGTTTGCAAATATGTAAAATATAATTGTTCTATTTGGTGCTatccaccctcccttccccccaccccccacccacccctttccTAGTTATGATCTCAACTCTCCAAGGAATTTTGTCAGCAATGGACAACAAACATAATTTGGTGCTTAGTTACAGAAAGGCAGTAAAACTTAAAACTCCAGCGAGAACACAACAATATGCTGAACATTCCATAAGCTAAGCATTATCCCAATCATTTTTCCAAGGAACACATGGCAACATTTCATGCAACACACCTAAGCAGAAGCAGCAGAACATTCTGGAGGATTGTAACCATCATAACGTGATAGTATTTCATAATATCATTCAGATTAAATACTATGGTTAAACTATGAAACAATTTAATCTTGTACGATTCAGTGGTCTATCCTAGAAATGTCTACAATCAAATGCCTGTAGACAGAAGTTCAAGAAATTTGCACATGTCAAGGACTGTATTTCAGATCGAGGAAGAGATCTACTGTCTCAAGATTAGATCTCTTCTATCCGTAACCCAAGGGTAAACAACCATTCACCATCTCCTTCCAGTGGACTAACAATTTACACAGGAGCCACAACCaccagacagacacacacagacataaaaACCAGCACAACTCAAAATACTTACCTTAGTCTCTGCAGTTCCTTCTGAGCATTTTCAATCATCTGTACCAGATTGCTAATaacaagggaagggaaggggaaaaagaaactTAAGTACTTGTAAAATGATTATTTGGTTACCAAGTAATTTGTTATGAATCGGACAAACAAATTTCCTCCAAATTTATTGACTTAATTCTCTGCCAGCTTAGGTACCAACTCCATCTCCGCTTCCAAATTACTGCCCTGCCTCTGCTTATCCGCTGTTGAACCCTGATCCTAGTCTTTGGTACCACAGTACAATTGCAATAATCTGCATCTGACTAtacggaaatcctgatggtttgtaATCTGGCTCACCAGGCAGTAATTGCTACACTCCCTTTCAGCTCATTGGGcaccagttcccacactcccttccaacCCAAAAGGGTCACAGTTTCcacactcactttaaacttaccggattcactggaaaattaagataccacattactttttttttaaaatagtgaattAGAAGTGTTGTAGGAGTAACaaccaatagtctggaaaatctgctagtccggcaccaaagtcccaagcgtTCCAGACTGGCAGAGTTTTACTATACTTTATACCTTGAGCTCAATAAAAACTCTGCCGCCTGTATTCAAATTTGTACCAATTTGCTTAATTATCATCCCTCTGCTCATGAACCTATCATGGCTCCCAATCGAGCAACTCTAATATTCTCACCCAGTCTTTGAAATTGCTTCACATAAACACCCAAACCATGAACTATTCCTCAAAACTCCAAGCCCTTCTGTTGTTCATACTCTGAGATTTCTTGTTGGTTCCCGATTTTCATCACTCCAGAATGATGCCTtccctttagctgcttcatcccCAAGGTTtgaatttccttccctaaacatCTTTCCATCTTTCTTCTGCAAGAGGTTCTTTAAAATCTACTTCTGATCTGTTGTAATATCTCCTTTTGTGGCTTAGGTATCTCATTTCAGAAACTCAAAAGATACAATGTAGGGATTGGATCATGTTTGGCTACAATCTATGTTAGTGACTCTGcaacagtccatctcattcaCACAATGAATTACAACAGCTACCCAAGGGCCACAAAACCCCTGAAAACAATAGTGCCATAAGAATGGGATAATTTGATTTTAGATTAAAATGCAGCATCCCTCGTCATTGAATCGAAACCTCATCTCTAAAATTCAATTCATCGACTAGCTGAAAGAGAAATGCACAACTAAAAATCTTAAATAACATTCAAGACAGATGATTCTTAAAGGCACAAGGATTACTTGTgattaaaatcaaaagaaaatatgaCTAAAGTGCTTCAAAATAAAGTGTttcattttaaacaatattttgttaCTTTTCAAAGGTTTCATTaaattgagttcattcaaaagttAAATTATAGACCTTTCCAAATTACTGCACTATGAAATAATAAATTAAGCAGAATTTACAAGGAAACAGACTAATTCAATACAGAGAAATCATCCCATTAAAAATTCAGTGTGAAGGAGCTCAATATTAAATTACCATATTGCAGCAGATATTTCCCATTTAGTTTACTTCAAAAGTGAATGTAGCTAGGCACAATAAAGCTCCTTTATCATCCAAGAATGTCCCTAACTCCAACTTGAAACAGAACTATTACAGCAGCAAAGAAATATTCCAGATTTGTCCATGAACAATTTTTCAGTCTAAAGCAAAAACGGgaagtgcccagcaggtcagaaagcacttgtggagaaagaaacaaaggaacatatttcaggtcaaagtcctgaCATGAGAACTGGGAATAGTTGAAGGGTAAACAtatgcagagaaatggagggtcaGAGAAAAAGGAGAAGATCTGCGACAGGGTGAAAAGGCAGAGTGTTTTATAGACAAAGGGAATGATTgtacaagaagaaaaaaatccaGAATAGGTGCAAATGTAGAATAATGACCTAAAATTACCAAATGAACATGAAAGGAATCTGcaatgaaaataatggaaatgtttATTATCCATAATGGCTGAGCTCAATTATTGAGTCTGGAACAAACAAGTCAGTTCCTCTAACATGTATTGAGCTTGGTTGAAACCATGCAAGAGAGACAGAAGACTAATGAGAACAGGAGTGAAACAGTTAAAGTGACTGGCGGCTGGAAGCCTAGCATGCTTACAGACTGAAACAGCAGTCACATTCTGCAAAGAATTCACATGATCTGTTTGGTCTCCAGTGTAGAGCAAACCACATCATAAGTGGTGAATGGTATATACCAAGTTCAAAGCAGTTCAAGTAAATTGCTGCATCATGTGAAACAAATGTTTCTGGAAGGTGGGAAGAAAGGAAGTAAAAACACAGGTAATGAGTTTCCTTTCAGTCTGAATAATCATGTgcttctgcatggtaggctgatccagaaggtcaGAACACATGGGATACAgggtgagctagtcaattggatacaaaattggcttggtggtggaAGGCAGGGGGTCgtcgtggagggttgtttttcagactggaggcctgtgaccagtggtgtgccacagggatcggtgctgatcAGTGTTGCTTGTCATTATATATattagatatagatatatatatatagatataatatatatatatatatatatatatatatatatatatatatatatatatagatatatatatatagatatatatatatagatatagatatatattaatgatttggatgacaatgtaggtGCATGACTAATACATTTGCAAATGCCAGCAAAATTGgggcaggacacacacagtgaaaggcaggaccctggggagtgttgttgaacagagatactgaggggtacaagtacacagttccccgAAAGTGACATCAGATAGACAGGGTAGCGAAGGTGGGCGTACTTGCCTTCACTGGCCGCAGCATTCAGTACGagaattgggacatcacgttacagttgtacaaaacattagttagactgtacttggagtactgtgcgcagttctggtcgccatgccataggaaggatgtgattaagctagagagggtgcagaaatgattcacaaggacgttgcctggactagaagcttgagttataaggagagactagataggcagggattgttttccttggagtggaggcgGCTAAGGGGTGACtttagaggcttataaaattatgagcagcatataTAGGGTCGATACTCATAGTCTTTTTCCACAGggtagagtctaaaactagatagCATAATATGAggggcgaaagatttaaaaggggatctgagggacaagatcttcCACAGAGCgggatgggtatatggaaggagttggagatggtagaggcaggtgcaattgcaacattaaaaaagcacttggacaggtacatggataggaaaggtttaaacacaggggccaaatgcaggcaaatgggattagcttagaaaGGCATCACGTTCGGCTTggcgaattgggctgaagggcttttttccatgctgtgtaactctatgaatgtATTTTGACCAGTCTCTCATTTAAAAGATATCTGTCAATATAGTTTCACCAAAATTTCCCTCCAATAATACATCAAACATGCTATTTTTCAGGTAGAGACATTTTCTGCCATAGAAGGCAGTTCAATCCGGTGTAAAATCTTGACTGGCCATTCttatcttcaaaaaaaatctgctgctaCCACTAACTGCAATGATATTGCTGTTATCCACAGGAGGTAAGCTAACTCAATAAGCTCAGAGATTCAAATTCTTAGTAAATGTGTGCAAGGCAACAATTTTAACAACTGAGCTTGCAGGGAAGAAAACCCTACCTCATAATCAAATCAGTTTAGAGGTGCTGTAATTCTTTTCATAAATGGGGTTAGAGGGGAGTTTCTGAAGCCCAACCAGCTTCAGCTTCCTTGTAACACAAGGTGAAAAGTGAGGATGTTTGTTAATAATTGTAGAGATTTCAGTTCCCTTCACAGTTCCTCAGATTATGGAGAAGTTTATTATTAAATAGAGCTTGACCTGAACTAAAAACCAAGCTTGGGCTTATGTAGACCAGGCAACGATCACCACTATGAAAATGTCTAACCGCTCCCAATGATATTCAAATCAAGCTGACTGACAGTTGGGAACTTCAAAGTCTACAACAGTATTATCCCTGACCAGCAATGGGGgttaagagagaaaataaaaatttcTGATCattatattgggggggggggggggggggggggtggaggcagaaaaTTTGGTTATGGGCACAATGTCTTCATCAGATAACCTCCTGACTGCAGAATTAAGAGTACAGAATGGCCAGTTCAGAACCCTAGGAGGGACAAATGGAATTGGACACTTGCAAATCAATGTCTTTTAGAAAGGAAAAAACTCTAATCATAAGTAAACAGGATGTTAAAGAAACAACTGCAAGGCTACTTAGAAGAAGCAGGTGAATGGAATTAATCACATCCTTAATACCACTACAGGCACAACAGGCCAATTGGTTGTCTTTTGTGCTATATGATTTTGCATTATGTATTACTCTATATTTGttctttttgctctaattgtgttcttcttgtaaaaattgtgtacaacgtgtgtttcttgtgaatgctgcttatatgatgtcatgtgcctgagatgctgctgcatgaaagtttttcaatgcacttatgcagacatgtacttgtgcacatgacaataaactcaactttgacatacATACTCATTATAGACTTTCCATGCATTTGACCCATGCTGTGACATCAGCTCCAGATTCTCAATTCTCACTGCCTGGTGTTCAAGTTGTGCCATGGAGTTGTTCACTGATTCCTGCCATGCAGTGATATCATTCTTCTGTCCTGAAGATGGAGCAGGCAGTTCATATctgtaaaacagaaaaaaaaacacaataatgaATTGATATTAGTAAAGTAgttttccctccttcctctgtTTTTTCTCTCATCTACTGAAAATGCAGGGCAATCTCAATTCCATATGTTGCTAACATAATATCTCAAGTGCCAATTCCTCTGAAAGTGTGCAGTAAAACCCTGCCAAACTGCCACCTTTGGGACCTTGGTCATGACAGATCAGCAGACCTTTTGGACTGTTGGACATTACTCATATTAACACTTCAACAATTATTTCACTTGTATCTTTACATGTTACAGATAGTATAAATACATTTTACAGTGAACCTGGCAAGTTTAAAAGGGAGCGCTGGAAACAACACTCCAGTGACTTTAAAAGGAGCACAGATAACAGAACTTGGTGAACAAGATGCCGACCTATCCGAATTTCTAAATAATTAgatactggattattggagttttactgtattaaaatTCTAAATGTGGCATCAGTCTGAGATAACTTGGCTAAGTACAGATACTAAATTTCAAAGCACCTACAATCTCTTCCGTCTccattttattctgcaatctCGTGTCATTCTTTACAATAATCAGGCATCGTGGCAAAACTGATTCTAAAGcagttggaacaaaaaaaactgcaggagatccgaaactaaaacagaaaatgtgggaagcACCCAGGAGGTCAAATAGCATCTCTGACgatagaaacagagtcaatatttcaagtcaaagacctgtcatcaaaactggaaaagagaaGAAACAGGTGTGTTTTAAGTTACATAAGGAGGGAGGCACAGAGAGAACAGAAAGAACATAAGGTGCAGGCCAAATTTGTTGAGGGGACCTTCGCTTTAAAAACTGGCAGATAATTGCAACAGAAAGATATAACCACATCTATGGAGAGTAAGTGGTGGTCACTCAAAATTGTTAATTAAGTCCCCAAGGGCTACAACTTGCCCAGATGGACACTGTTCCTTGAGTTTAAGAGTGGAAATATAACaagcccaccaactcccacaactATCTCACCTGTCCCAACCCCGCTTCCTGAGAGGACACTTTTCCATTCACTCAGCTTGCCCATTTCAGTTATACCTATTCTAATGACAAAACTTTCCACACTAGTGCCTTTGatgtcttcctttctccttaTTCATGGCTTTCCCTCTACCACAGTTGGCAGAGCTCTCAACAGGACTCATTTCTGCTTGCATCCCCTACCTTTCGTcccaccagtctccacattcagTGAATTATTCCCAGTcatttccacctgcttcaaaagggattCCATCATCAGATACATCTTTCCCTTGCACCTCTTCAGCTTTCCAAAGGGATCATTCCTTCCCCAACTCCCTGGTTCACACTTCCTCCTCCACCAATCACTCCCTTTCTCACTACACTTCCCCATTCAACTGCTGGAGATGCAACACCTTCCTTTTTATCTCCGTATTTCTCACTACCCAGGGACTCAAATAACTTCCAGGCAAAGCAGTGATCGACCTGCACTTGTTCCAATTTAATGCATTGCATTTATTCTGCATCTTATGTTCTCTACATTGGAAAAACACGAAGCATAGGTTGACTGAACACTTTCCAGACACCTCTGTTCAGACTACAGGGGTGATCCCAAGCTTCCAGTCActtattttaattctctatctcagccccatttttttttccccgtCTTCAACTTCGTACTTTGCTCCAACCACGCACAGCTTACGCTCAAGGAATagtatctcatcttccatctaggcacattgcagccctcaaGATTATCTCAATTTTCTGACTGAACAAAATTAAGCAGCAAATTTCTTTAGTATCTAGCATTGGTCTAAAACTCAGACTGATTTTGTGTCCAGTtaccaaaacatttaaaaattactgcCTTCAGCTCAAGCAGTGCCTCCAATTCTGGGCACACTTTAAGAAAGACATCAAAGCCTTGGGAAGGGTAGGGAGGAGATCTATAGGAATAGTATTAAGGATGTTGACTTTTGTTACACAATAAGCAGTTGGGATTGTTCTTGTAACAGAAGATAACAGGATGTAGCTGAGGGTATCAAAAGCATGAAAGGTTTTGAAAGAATAAATAACAGAACTTATTTCTCCTGACAGAAGGCTCAGTAACTTAGGGCCACTGCTTTCAATTAATTATAAAGTGAGCCAGAAGTGAGAATATAATATTTTCATCAGTTAATTAagaggatctggaattcactgactGGTGGTCAAAGTCCTTGAAAAGTAACTTTAGAAAACAAAATTAGATAAGTACTCAAAAGTGAAAGCTTTGCTAGGCTTTACCAAAAAGAGCTGGAAAATAGGACTCATTGGAAGCTAAAATGGCATAATTTTGTGCTACAAGATTGTATCTGCTTCTCCGTCCAATCATTCACACTTCTGGGATCACAGGGTGAAATACAGGCTTCACAGAGTTCACAGAGTTACAGTTCTTCAAACCATTCTCAATTATTGAGTTATTGATGTTACAACTCATGGTTTATATAAAGTGCTCCTGTTAGGTCTTTTGCTCACACACTTACCATTTTGCATTTCCTCACCAAACCCACGAACTCACCTTTTCATACTGAGCAGTTCCATTGGCTGGCGAGCTGCAAGTCGCTCAAATTCATTCCTCATGATCTCAGTCTATAAAGGAAGTTAGATAAAACCCTGTTACATTTTAATACATGCATAATAATTCTATTTAAAGCACTGTAATGTGATATCATTCAATCATACATGATTAAAATGGCAGAATTATCCAGTTACAGACTGGTCTGTTACCATTTCACGCTTTGCTGTTATATCACATCCTTAAGAGCTGAACCTCAGTAAAATATCAATGAAGGTCCCAATTACTTTGTTTATACACAATCTCATGGTACAGGTGAGAAATAATTAACAGACAAAGTAGTGAAAAGATCAGATACTCCTTTCCCTCCACCAACTGCCCAAAACAGCAATGAAAGCTGATGACACAGAATTAGGTGCAGGTGcaaagtttaaagaaaaaaaaatcatggctaCGGAGAAAGGCAGAACAAAATTATTTGGCCAACTCCTTCAAAGGAGTAATGACATACAACCGTGCTATATGATGCTAcaatttcttttcccccacagCAGTCCTTAGAGGGCAATGGTCTCAGAGTGCATGGGTTTTGATGAGGAGGATCTGTGGGAACTTCTCAGTATTGACCAGTGGTTGAACAGTGTGACATTGGTGCCTGTTAGGTAGGTGGTTGgtgattacttttttttcccagttgAAATACTGTGCTAGGACAGAGATTGGATTATATTTTAAGGGGCCCTTTAACTGAATTCTATAGCAGACAAGTTCATTCACAAGAGTTGTACAGCTTGCAGCATGTAGAAAATTTGagatgctcctcatgatctgcAGGAGCTTCCTTCCTTTTGCCCAGCTGGAGGCACTGCAGAGTTACAGTTACATCAATAGCATGTTTTTAAAAAGGTGGCTTAAGGAAAGGCAGTCCAATaaggaatgggtgaccaccaggcagaGAAAGGGAGGCAGGCAATCAAGGAAACTTCAGAGTGCATCCCTGAGGTTTCCCCAGAGTTCAAAATCATTTTCCAGTTGGAAACCGGTGGAGGCAAGTGCATCTCTG encodes the following:
- the bcas2 gene encoding pre-mRNA-splicing factor SPF27 isoform X1 is translated as MAGPLAVAGDVVVDALPYFDQGYDAPGVREAAAALVEEETRRYRPTKNYLSYLPTPDYSAFETEIMRNEFERLAARQPMELLSMKRYELPAPSSGQKNDITAWQESVNNSMAQLEHQAVRIENLELMSQHGSNAWKVYNDNLVQMIENAQKELQRLRKQIQDLNWLRKNDQLAAGSKLREMESNWVALVSKNYEIERAIVQLEGEINKMKQQQGDENKENIRQDF